In Arachis hypogaea cultivar Tifrunner chromosome 17, arahy.Tifrunner.gnm2.J5K5, whole genome shotgun sequence, a single window of DNA contains:
- the LOC112762555 gene encoding WRKY DNA-binding transcription factor 70 produces MKKNTLCSENNDVSWKKKRRIIKELVQGQEAATQLKLLLQNPIGDTSLSAEELLGNVLTSFAETLSLLASNHSQEQPCRHDPSPSSADPSDDYSGESHNMKRSNLTPAKKVGRGCYKRRRTEHTWTTISPTADDNNAWRKYGEKEIQNSKFPRSYFRCSRKYDQNCRAIKHVQRTQENPCMYQITYIGMHSCKATPNDAPTINQDTTPPPPPPPPPSDVVDPSMLSDLKDIIEPYKPSIIMPPNMVSNDNANNIYPCPSSLCSDMDFGVDLVHFRES; encoded by the exons ATGAAGAAGAATACCCTTTGTTCTGAAAATAACGATGTCTcatggaagaagaaaagaagaataatcAAAGAACTTGTTCAAGGTCAAGAAGCTGCGACTCAGctgaagcttcttcttcagaaccCCATTGGAGACACTTCTCTCTCAGCTGAAGAGCTTCTTGGCAATGTCCTTACTTCCTTCGCTGAAACCCTTTCTCTTCTTGCTTCTAATCATTCCCAGGAACAACCTTGTCGCCATGATCCGTCGCCGTCGTCGGCAGATCCCAGCGATGATTATTCCGGAGAATCTCATAATATGAAGAGATCTAATTTGACTCCGGCCAAAAAAGTTGGTAGAGGCTGCTACAAAAGAAG GAGGACTGAACACACATGGACCACAATCTCTCCCACTGCAGATGATAATAATGCATGGAGGAAATATGGAGAGAAAGAAATTCAGAATTCTAAATTTCCTAG GAGCTACTTTAGATGCAGTAGAAAGTATGATCAAAATTGCCGGGCAATCAAACATGTGCAGAGGACACAAGAGAATCCTTGTATGTACCAAATCACATACATTGGCATGCACTCGTGCAAAGCCACCCCCAATGATGCTCCAACTATAAACCAAGACactactcctcctcctcctcctcctcctcctcctagtGATGTTGTAGATCCTTCTATGTTGTCAGATTTGAAGGATATTATTGAACCATACAAGCCTTCCATTATTATGCCACCAAATATGGTATCAAATGATAATGCAAACAATATATATCCATGTCCAAGCTCTCTATGTTCGGATATGGATTTTGGGGTGGATTTAGTTCATTTTAGGGAATCATGA